The sequence below is a genomic window from Escherichia marmotae.
GTTCCATCGTAAACTGATCGGCGTCTATCTCGGGCAATTTGCGGTGGCGTCTACGCTGTGGTTCTTCTTAACCTGGTTCCCGAACTATTTAACCCAGGAAAAAGGGATAACGGTGTTGAAAGCGGGCTTTATGACCACGGTGCCATTTCTCGCTGCGTTTGTCGGTGTACTGCTCTCAGGATGGGTAGCGGATCTGCTGGTGCGGAAGGGCTTTTCGCTGGGCTTTGCGCGTAAAACACCAATAATCTGCGGCTTGTTGATCTCCACCTGCATTATGGGTGCTAACTATACCAATGACCCGATGATGATTATGTGTCTGATGGCGCTGGCATTCTTCGGTAACGGTTTTGCTTCGATTACCTGGTCGCTGGTCTCTTCTTTGGCACCGATGCGCCTGATTGGTTTAACCGGCGGGGTGTTTAACTTCGCCGGTGGTTTGGGGGGTATCACCGTCCCGCTGGTGGTGGGTTACCTGGCGCAGGGTTACGGTTTTGCACCTGCACTGGTTTATATCTCCGCCGTCGCGTTGATTGGCGCGCTCTCTTACATCCTGCTGGTAGGTGATGTGAAGCGCGTTGGGTAATCTCTCAACTGTGGAATATGTGCAATGCCACTGCGCATAATCCACTTTCTTAAGGCCGGTGCGGTCAGGCATCGGCTTTTCAGGATCTTGCCGTAGAGTTTTAAACGCAGTTTGCGGGTGGCGTGCCAGTAAGCGGCATTGATTTTCTCCGGCTGCTTCAGTAGCACCGAACGCAGTATTTCCGCGCTATCCAGCGCATAGCTAATCCCCTCCAGCGAGCTGGCACTGATAAATCCCGCCGCTTCGCCAATAAGAAAAGCATTGTCCTTACCGCAGACAAAATCCCGCCAGCGTGAGGGAAACAACACGGTGCATTTTTCACTTTTCACCGCTTTGCCAAACTGGAACTGAAAGGCGTTCATTTTCTCTTTCAGCGCCGCAAAACGCGCCTGGCCGTCTTTCATCGGATAGGCACCGCCAAAAATAAAATAACCGTCTTTGCTGATACTCCATGAGTAACAGTCAGTTATCGCATTATCAAAGATACAGGAGTAGAACGGCGTCGGATGTTTCTCTGTGAACCACTGCTGGATAGCGACATATTTACGAATCTGATGATCCGGGTAGAGATGTCGCCGCACCATCGAGTTTGCACCATCAGCACCGACCAGATAGCGGGCAGTAATGTGTTGCTCCCAGCCATCGGCGCGAAAAATAACATGCCATTTATCATCCTCACGCCAGATTTTCCGGCACAGGCTGTCGTGGTAAACCTCAACGCTGGTGGGGATCAGCGATTTCATCCACAAGTCGAAGGCATGACGATTAATATTGATATAGCTTCGCTGGTAGTTACGCGTGAGCGATGCTGTGACGTCGACGGTTTTGACGCTGAAAATCTGTGGGTTGGCGATCACATCGACAGGGAGCGTTAGCCCGTCGCGAATAAAAGAACGCTGCGCGTCCGGTGCCAGCAGACCACCGCAAGGTTTGCTGAAACCTTCTGTACCGCACTGGTGCTTTTTATCCAGTGCAATCACCTGCATTTTTCCTGCTAACTGCCGCGCCAGTGCGGAACCCGCCGGGCCGAGGCCGATAATCGCTACGTCAAAATGTTCCATCTTTTTACTCACATTCATCACGATGGCAAAAGACTATTGTCTGAAAGTGAAGTCCTTGTGAAGTATGATGACGGAAACCGTTTTGTATCAGGATCACGTCATGAAACAACTCACCAACGCTTCACGAAACCACCTGCTCACCAATACCAACACCTGGACACCCGATAGCCAGTGGCTGGTATTTGACGTGCGGCCTTCTGGCGCGTCGTTTACCGGCGAGACAATTGAGCGTGTGAATATCCATACCGGCGAGGTTGAAGTTATTTACCGGGCGTCACAGGGTGCACACGTTGGCGTGGTGACCGTTCATCCGAAGCTGGAGAAATATGTCTTCATCCACGGCCCAGAAAATCCTGATGAAACATGGCATTACGATTTCCATCACCGCCGCGGCGTGATTGTTGAAGGCGGAAAGATGAGCAATCTCGATGCCATGGATATTACCGTTCCGTACACTCCTGGGGCGCTACGTGGCGGCAGTCATGTACATGTCTTTAGCCCGAACGGTGAAATGGTGAGTTTTACCTATAACGACCATGTACTACATGAATGCTACCCGGCGCTGGATTTGCGAAACGTCGGGGTTGCGGCACCGTTTGGCCCGGTTAACGTACACAAACAGTATCCGCGCGAATACAGCGGCAGCCACTGGTGCGTGCTGGTAAGTAAAACCACGCCCACGCCGCAGCCGGGCAGTGATGAAATCAATCGCGCTTATGAAGAGGGATGGGTCGGAAACCACGCGCTGGCGTTTATTGGCGACACACTTTCGCTGAACGGCGAGAAAGTACCGGAGCTGTTTATTGTAGAGCTGCCACAAAATGAAAACGGCTGGAAAGCGGCTGGTGAGGAGCCGTTAAGCGGCACGGAATCAACCCTGCCAGCGCCGCCGCGTGGTGTCGTGCAGCGACGTTTAACCTTTACTCACCATCGTACTTACCCAGGGTTAGTCAACGTTCCACGCCATTGGGGGCGTTGTAACCCACAGGGGACGCAAATCGCGTTTTTAATGCGTGACGATAACGGTATTGTGCAATTGTGGCTTATCTCCCCACAGGGCGGCGAACCGCGCCAGTTAACCGATAACAAAACGGATATTCAGTCAGCGTTTAACTGGCATCCGTCAGGAGAATGGCTGGGTTTTGTGCTGGATAATCGTATTGCCTGTGCACATGCGCAAAGCGGTGAAGTTGAGTATTTAACCGAAAATCACGCCAACCAACCTTCGGCAGACGCCGTGGTCTTCTCGCCAGATGGTCAATGGCTGGCGTGGATGGAAGCTGGCCAGTTGTGGGTCACCGAAACTGGCCACTAATTCAGTTCGTTGGCATTCGGGCTGGTGGAATGACGGCATTGATGGCCTGCGCGTCGGCTTCACTTTTTTCCACGCGTGAGCGCACTGAACTGTCTTTGCGGAATGCATCCCACGGCAGTAAAAGCGTGTCCATAACAGCGGTAAACGGCATATCAAGAATCACCAGTGACTTAGTGCCCCAGTTGGTTTCATTGTCACCAATCATGGTGGCGCTGGCACGGGTGCCAGGGTATGTTCCCTCTTTGCCCCCTGTATGGGACATCACGCTGGAACATCCTGTCATTAACGCCATCCCGCTGCACATTAAGAGTGCTAACAACACATTTCTTATCATAATAAATTCATCAGTTGATCGTTGGTGTTGGCATGATGTGTTATAGCGATCCCTTGCTGAAAATAACATCATCATCATGTCGCACTGTGGCGGCTATCGCACTTTAACGTTTCGTGCTGCCCCTCAGTCTATGCAATAGACCATAAACTGCAAAAAAAAGTCCGTTGGAAAGACTTGAAAAGTGCATATCCAGACCCATTTTTATACCGTAGCCGATGAGAACGCGCCTGATGGGTGTTCTGGCTATCCGACCTGTCCATTGTGGAAGGTCTTACATTCTCGCTGATTTCAGGAGCTATTGATTATGCGTAACTTTGATTTATCCCCGCTTTATCGTTCTGCAATTGGATTTGACCGTTTGTTTAACCACTTAGAAAACAACCAGAGCCAGAGTAATGGTGGCTACCCTCCGTATAACGTTGAACTGGTAGACGAAAACCATTATCGCATTGCTATCGCTGTAGCTGGTTTTGCTGAGAGTGAACTGGAAATTACCGCCCAGGACAATCTGCTGGTGGTGAAAGGTGCTCACGCCGACGAACAAAAAGAGCGCACCTATCTGTACCAGGGCATCGCTGAACGCAACTTCGAACGCAAATTCCAGTTAGCAGAAAACATTCATGTTCGTGGCGCTAACCTGGTGAACGGTCTGCTGTATATCGATCTCGAACGCGTGATTCCGGAAGCGAAAAAACCGCGCCGTATCGAAATCAACTAATTCTCTAAGGCCGCCTGGCGCGGCCTGGCAACTTCATGCTCGCCGTCAGGGAGCATATGCGAATCCTCGGATTTGCAGGTACTTACTCGCTTCTTAGAAGGAGAAATGACTATGCGTAACTTCGATTTATCCCCACTGATGCGTCAATGGATCGGTTTTGACAAACTGGCCAACGCACTGCAAAACGCCGGTGAAAGCCAGAGCTTCCCGCCGTACAACATTGAGAAAAGCGACGATAACCACTACCGCATTACTCTTGCGCTGGCGGGCTTCCGTCAGGAAGATTTAGATATTCAACTGGAAGGTACTCGCCTGAGCGTAAAAGGCACGCCGGAGCAGCCCAAAGAAGAGAAAAAATGGCTGCATCAAGGTCTTATGAATCAGCCTTTTAGCCTGAGTTTTACGCTGGCAGAAAATATGGAAGTCTCTGGTGCAACCTTCGTAAATGGTTTGCTGCATATTGATTTAATTCGTAATGAGCCTGAACCCATCGCAGCGCAGCGTATCGCTATCAGCGAACGTCCCGCGTTAAATAGCTAATTAGCTATTCTTTTTGCCCCGCCAGCCTGGTGGGGCTTTTTTTATTTACCATCTTCAACAATGTGTTAATTTTCGCCAATTTAAGATGTTCCTGCACTCTCTTTCCCGTGATAATGTGCGCCATAAGGCAAATCTGCTTCACCGATTCAGCCATAATCCATAGCAATTAAAATGTTATCTCAAGAGAAATGGACGATGAGTGATATAGCATTAACAGTCAGTATTCTGGCTTTGGTGGCGGTCGTCGGTTTGTTTATCGGCAACGTCAAGTTTCGCGGCGTTGGATTGGGCATTGGCGGCGTACTGTTCGGTGGGATCATCGTCGGCCATTTTGTTTCACAGGCTGGGATGACATTAAGTAGCGACATGCTGCATGTTATCCAGGAATTTGGTCTGATCCTGTTCGTTTACACTATCGGCATTCAAGTGGGGCCGGGATTCTTTGCCTCGTTGCGTGTCTCCGGATTACGCCTTAATTTGTTTGCCGTTTTGGTTGTCATCATCGGTGGCCTGGTCACCGCCATCCTGCATAAATTGTTCGATATCCCACTTCCCGTGGTGCTGGGGATTTTCTCCGGCGCGGTCACCAATACGCCAGCGCTGGGCGCAGGTCAGCAGATCTTACGCGACCTCGGCACACCGATGGAGATGGTTGATCAGATGGGGATGAGCTATGCGATGGCGTATCCATTCGGCATTTGCGGGATTTTGTTCACCATGTGGATACTGCGGGTTATTTTTCGCGTCAATGTTGAGGCGGAAGCCCTGCAGCACGAGTCGACACGAACCAACGGCGGTGCGCTAATCAGGACGATTAATATCCGTGTTGAGAATCCTAATTTGCATAATTTA
It includes:
- the ibpA gene encoding small heat shock chaperone IbpA, which gives rise to MRNFDLSPLYRSAIGFDRLFNHLENNQSQSNGGYPPYNVELVDENHYRIAIAVAGFAESELEITAQDNLLVVKGAHADEQKERTYLYQGIAERNFERKFQLAENIHVRGANLVNGLLYIDLERVIPEAKKPRRIEIN
- a CDS encoding YceK/YidQ family lipoprotein, which encodes MIRNVLLALLMCSGMALMTGCSSVMSHTGGKEGTYPGTRASATMIGDNETNWGTKSLVILDMPFTAVMDTLLLPWDAFRKDSSVRSRVEKSEADAQAINAVIPPARMPTN
- a CDS encoding DUF3748 domain-containing protein, translating into MKQLTNASRNHLLTNTNTWTPDSQWLVFDVRPSGASFTGETIERVNIHTGEVEVIYRASQGAHVGVVTVHPKLEKYVFIHGPENPDETWHYDFHHRRGVIVEGGKMSNLDAMDITVPYTPGALRGGSHVHVFSPNGEMVSFTYNDHVLHECYPALDLRNVGVAAPFGPVNVHKQYPREYSGSHWCVLVSKTTPTPQPGSDEINRAYEEGWVGNHALAFIGDTLSLNGEKVPELFIVELPQNENGWKAAGEEPLSGTESTLPAPPRGVVQRRLTFTHHRTYPGLVNVPRHWGRCNPQGTQIAFLMRDDNGIVQLWLISPQGGEPRQLTDNKTDIQSAFNWHPSGEWLGFVLDNRIACAHAQSGEVEYLTENHANQPSADAVVFSPDGQWLAWMEAGQLWVTETGH
- the cbrA gene encoding colicin M resistance lipid reductase CbrA; the protein is MEHFDVAIIGLGPAGSALARQLAGKMQVIALDKKHQCGTEGFSKPCGGLLAPDAQRSFIRDGLTLPVDVIANPQIFSVKTVDVTASLTRNYQRSYININRHAFDLWMKSLIPTSVEVYHDSLCRKIWREDDKWHVIFRADGWEQHITARYLVGADGANSMVRRHLYPDHQIRKYVAIQQWFTEKHPTPFYSCIFDNAITDCYSWSISKDGYFIFGGAYPMKDGQARFAALKEKMNAFQFQFGKAVKSEKCTVLFPSRWRDFVCGKDNAFLIGEAAGFISASSLEGISYALDSAEILRSVLLKQPEKINAAYWHATRKLRLKLYGKILKSRCLTAPALRKWIMRSGIAHIPQLRDYPTRFTSPTSRM
- the ibpB gene encoding small heat shock chaperone IbpB, producing the protein MRNFDLSPLMRQWIGFDKLANALQNAGESQSFPPYNIEKSDDNHYRITLALAGFRQEDLDIQLEGTRLSVKGTPEQPKEEKKWLHQGLMNQPFSLSFTLAENMEVSGATFVNGLLHIDLIRNEPEPIAAQRIAISERPALNS